CATTAATTGTCAGTGCTGTAATCACTTCTTCAATGGACATATTCATATAAATGCAGCCAAGCGCTACCAATAACGGAATTGAATTGGTAAAGCAGCTTCCGGGATTTAAATCAGAGGCAATTGCCACTGCGCATCCTTCATCAATCATTTTTCTGCCCGGCGCATATTCTTCTTTTAAGCAAAATGCTGTTGCCGGAAGCAGTGTACTGATAACTCCCGCATCTCTCATCTGATGAATGCCTTCATCAGATGCTTTCAAAAGATGGTCTGCTGATACAGCACCTACTCTTGATGCAAGCTCTGCTCCGCCTAACTGATAAATCTCATCTGCATGGATTTTCAATTTAAATCCCATTTCTTTTGCCTTTGTGAGATAATACTCGGAGTCTTCTATATTAAATACATTTTTTTCTGTAAAAATATCAGCAAATTCTGCAAGATTTTCTTCTTTTACTTTTGGCATTACAACCTGAAGCTGTTCTTCCAAAAATTCTCTCTCTTTACCTTTCCATTCTGGAAGGACACTGTGAGGTCCTAAAAAAGTTCTTACAATATCTACTGCATGGGTTTCATCCAGTTTTTTCATGGCACGAAGCTGTTTCAACTCTGTTTCGCAGTCCATACCATATCCACTTTTACCCTCTACGGTGGTTACACCAAATTCCAGCATGCGGTTTAATCTTTCTCGCCCTGCTTCGACCAGTTCTTCCTCCGTAGCTTCTCGCGTAGGAATAACCGTTGCATTAATTCCGCCGCCTCTTTCCATAATGGACATGTAACTGTCACCTTTTAGTCTCCAGGAAAATTCATCTGCTCTGTATCCGCCAAAAATAAAATGTGTATGAGAGTCTACAAACCCTGGCATGACCACTTTCCCCGAGGCATCAATAACCTCATATTCTTCTTTATTTATCTGCTGGTCCAGTTCCTCTGTAGTTCCCACTGCAACGATTTTATCATCATGAATCAGAACTGCACCATCTTTGATAATGCCCACATCAGACATTTCTTTCCCGTGTTTTGGTGCATTTCCTCTACAGGTTACTAATTCAGAAGCATGACGTATATATCTTTTTTTCATGTTCTATCTCCTTGCGACTGTTTAATCGGGTTCAGGCACCGATATTCCGGTGCCCGTCCCTGAAAATTCAAGATAAACTTTTAGTGATGTGCATGATGATGTTCTTCTACTACAACATCTTTGCACACTCTTTCAATCAGCTCATCGCTTGCCAGATAAGGCATTGTTACATAATCTTCACCATTTCTGATTCTGTTATATTCTGCTACTGTTTCAATAGAATGTTCGCATCTTCCCCAGCTTCTTCTGGAAACACCAATCATAGTATCCCATGGAATTGCAGCCATAAGGATTTCATCTACTCTTTCGCTTCCATCAAGAACCATACCAAATCCACCATTGATAGATTTGCTGATACCAACACCACCACCATTATGAAGAGCTACAAGGCTCATTCCTCTTGCAGCGTTACCTGCATAGCAGTGTACAGCCATATCTGCTGTAATGTTAGAACCATCATAGATATTAGATGTTTCTCTGTATGGTGAATCAGTTCCACCTGTATCGTGATGGTCACGTCCAAGCATAACTGGTCCGATTTCACCGTTTCTTACCATTTCATTAAATTTAAGTGCGATATCACGTCTGCCAAGAGCATCCTGATAAAGAATACGGCACTGTGTACCAACAACCAATTTATTCTTTTCTGCGTCACGAATCCAGATATAGTTATCTCTATCCTGACTTCTTCTGTTTGGATCAATAATTTCCATAGCAGCATGGTCTGTTTTTCTTAAATCTTCCGGTTTTCCGGACAGACAGCACCATCTGAATGGTCCATATCCGTAATCGAATAATTCTGGTCCTAAAATATCTTCTACATAAGATGGGAAGATAAATCCTTCACTTGTGTCTTCACCATTCTTAGCAATATCTTTTGCACCTGCATCAAATACAGCTTTCATAAATGCATTACCGTAGTCAAAGAAGTATGCTCCTCTTTCTACTAAAGTCTTAATTAAGTGATAATGTTTAATTAAGGACTGGTCTACCAATTCACAGAATTTTTCTTTG
The DNA window shown above is from Blautia hansenii DSM 20583 and carries:
- the hutI gene encoding imidazolonepropionase, whose protein sequence is MKKRYIRHASELVTCRGNAPKHGKEMSDVGIIKDGAVLIHDDKIVAVGTTEELDQQINKEEYEVIDASGKVVMPGFVDSHTHFIFGGYRADEFSWRLKGDSYMSIMERGGGINATVIPTREATEEELVEAGRERLNRMLEFGVTTVEGKSGYGMDCETELKQLRAMKKLDETHAVDIVRTFLGPHSVLPEWKGKEREFLEEQLQVVMPKVKEENLAEFADIFTEKNVFNIEDSEYYLTKAKEMGFKLKIHADEIYQLGGAELASRVGAVSADHLLKASDEGIHQMRDAGVISTLLPATAFCLKEEYAPGRKMIDEGCAVAIASDLNPGSCFTNSIPLLVALGCIYMNMSIEEVITALTINGAAAVDRADIVGSLEAGKQADIIFLKFPSIHFMPYHTGINLVETVIKKGETVYHKDWK